In the Plasmodium cynomolgi strain B DNA, scaffold: 0228, whole genome shotgun sequence genome, one interval contains:
- a CDS encoding CYIR protein (putative;~vir-type antigen), whose amino-acid sequence MFCKNCTKKRKMTFYYLKCTNEDNEGYRRCALIPTTMEYTENEDESKISDELEEKEITVPPDPTIVLGGILKKREQTTDREVVRGTSESTDNPFIDSSDSRSVQTNSEYLTEADGISPYLVQTEKGIKWKILDNATYNCKTYKSKDTYGLCNRLAELHQEGKIKFNPNSSGRNVRNREPSLEREGLSDTGSYETNEDDAYSPNTWNDMYSLLRTWQFRTGTTIVLMLGIFSLYTPIGSFFMSRKGERRNIDHEYFERKSEELSGRSQNSVSKNRNNDRIQIVYQQG is encoded by the exons ATGTTCTGTAAAAACtgtaccaaaaaaaggaaaatgacaTTTTATTATCTTAAATGTACAAATGAAGATAATGAGGGTTATAGGCGATGTGCTCTAATACCAACAACAATGGAGTATACAGAGAATGAAGATGAAAGTAAAATAAGTGATgaattagaagaaaaagaaattactgTGCCACCAGATCCGACGATAGTATTAGGCggtatattaaaaaagagggaacAAACAACTGACCGGGAAGTAGTGAGAGGCACATCTGAGAGTACTGATAATCCCTTTATAGACTCAAGCGATTCGCGTAGCGTTCAAACTAATTCTGAATATTTAACCGAAGCAGATGGTATATCACCTTACTTGGTACAgacagaaaaaggaattaaatggaaaatacTTGATAATGCAACATATAATTGTAAgacatataaatcaaaagaTACTTATGGATTATGTAATCGATTAGCAGAATTACatcaagaaggaaaaattaaatttaaccCCAATTCTAGTGGTCGCAATGTAAGAAATAGAGAACCATCACTCGAAAGAGAAGGTTTATCAGATACAGGATCATATGAAACTAATGAAGATGACGCATACTCTCCTAACACCTGGAATGACATGTATTCTTTATTAAGAACTTGGCAATTCCGAACAGGAACAACAATTGTTTTAATGttaggaattttttccttg TATACTCCTATTGGATCCTTCTTTATGAGTAGAAAAGGAGAGAGAAGAAATATTGATcatgaatattttgaaagaaaatCGGAAGAGTTGTCTGGACGTAGTCAAAACTCGGTGAGTAAAAATCGTAATAATGATCGAATACAAATTGTTTATCAGCAGGGATGA